A stretch of Microbacterium sp. LWH3-1.2 DNA encodes these proteins:
- a CDS encoding MarR family winged helix-turn-helix transcriptional regulator produces the protein MGIVVPRMDATQARAWVALVSVAESLPRALDTQLTTAAGLANFEYGILSVLIAAPQRTLRMGDVACALGSPAPKLSKAITRLERRGLVERLACPDDGRAIDVHLTRDGRRAWLAATPSHILLARDTLLADLDHDDLIHLAALLERVLHRLDPDWELGQVPAQVQP, from the coding sequence ATGGGCATCGTCGTACCGCGGATGGATGCAACCCAAGCCCGCGCGTGGGTCGCGCTCGTCTCCGTGGCTGAGTCGCTGCCTCGGGCGCTGGACACGCAGCTGACGACGGCCGCCGGGCTCGCCAACTTCGAGTACGGGATCCTCAGCGTCTTGATCGCCGCGCCCCAGCGGACGCTGCGGATGGGCGATGTGGCTTGCGCGCTCGGCTCACCGGCGCCCAAGCTCTCCAAGGCCATCACACGTCTCGAACGGCGTGGTCTCGTCGAGCGACTTGCCTGTCCGGATGACGGCAGGGCGATCGACGTGCACCTTACGCGCGACGGCCGCCGGGCCTGGCTCGCTGCCACCCCGTCTCACATCCTTCTCGCTCGCGATACACTCCTCGCCGACCTCGACCACGACGACCTGATTCACCTCGCGGCACTCCTCGAACGAGTCCTCCACCGGCTTGATCCAGATTGGGAGCTCGGGCAGGTGCCCGCCCAGGTGCAACCCTGA
- a CDS encoding RidA family protein encodes MTNDRISRVPAPVIPGISDSARVTAGDLVFISGQVGFEEDGSVPTDFTRAIELTYGEFERALHAAGVTYDDLVRVNVYITELDQEKLFTWRETRDAIINTTTPSASTVIGVQSLYHHSTIEIDGIAATPPRPAE; translated from the coding sequence ATGACCAACGACCGAATCTCCCGCGTCCCCGCCCCCGTCATCCCGGGGATCTCCGACAGCGCCCGAGTCACAGCCGGCGACCTCGTCTTCATCTCAGGTCAGGTCGGATTCGAAGAAGACGGCTCCGTCCCGACTGACTTCACACGCGCCATCGAACTCACCTACGGCGAGTTCGAGCGCGCGCTGCACGCAGCCGGCGTGACCTACGACGACCTCGTCCGCGTCAACGTATACATCACCGAGCTCGACCAGGAGAAGCTGTTCACCTGGCGCGAGACACGCGACGCGATCATCAACACCACGACACCCTCGGCCAGCACCGTCATCGGCGTGCAATCGCTCTACCACCACTCAACCATCGAAATCGACGGAATCGCCGCCACGCCCCCGCGGCCCGCTGAGTAG